Genomic segment of Arcobacter sp. LA11:
TTAGAACCAACAAGAATTTATGTAAAAGAATTCAAAGCAAACAAAGAACACATCAATGCCTTAGCACATATTACAGGTGGTGGTATTACAGAAAATTTACCAAGAGTTTTACCTGATAATTTTAAAGCAGTTGTAAAAAGAGATGCTATTAAAGTATTACCAATTTTTGAATTTATGGGACAGTTTGTAGAAACAGAAGAGATGTATAGAACATTTAATATGGGTGTTGGTATGGTTCTTGTTGTTAATCCTGCAAATGTAGATGCTGTACTTGCAAACACTGATGGATATGTTATTGGTGAGATTGCAAATGGTGAAAAAGGTGTAGAGTTTATTTAATATAAAATCTTAAATAATTTATAAAAAGGGTAGCCAAGATGGTTACCCTTTTTTTATGTCTAAATTTTTTTATGAGTATTAACTTATCATATCTTTTTCACATCCTTTAAGTATTCTTATACTTGAGACGAAGGAGAAAGTAATGTTTAAAAATGTTAGTATAAAAGTAAAAGTTTTAGCTATTGCGCTTTTAGGATTATTTCTATTAGCTAGTGTTGTAGGCTTTATTTCTGTAAATAAAGCAAGTGAAGCCTTAATGAAAAAAAGTTATGGTTCCTTAACTTCCGCTAGGGATGGAAAAACTGAACAAATCAAAAACTTTTTTGCAGATAAAATAGCAAGTATAGATACTCTTGTAAAAACAAAAGATGCAATAGAGTTAGCTTATGATATGGATAGTATTGAAGGTATGATGAATATCAATGCTGACGGAAAATTTCCCATTGAAGAGCAGCATGTAAAAAATGTAACAGCCCCACATGAAAAGTTTTTTAATAATTATATGAAAGCAAATGGATATGCAAATATTTATATGGTAAATGTGCGAACAGCACAAGTTATGTATGCTGCTGATAAGAAAAGTGATTATGGAGAAAATTTAAAAACTGGTGAATTAAAGAGTAGTGGTTTAGGTGAAGTTTTTGAAAAAACAATGAAAAATATGAAACCTACTTTTGTAGATATAAAACCCTATGGACCAAGTAACAATGTCCCAACAATGTTTTTAGGAGCTCCAATTCTTGAAGATGAAGAGCTAACTGGAATTTTAGTTTTTCAAATTAGTGATAAAACTATAAATAGTGTAATGAAGTTTAGAAAAGGTTATGGTAAGACCCAAGAAGACTATTTAGTAGGAACTGATTTTCTTATGAGAAGTGATAGTTATTTAAATCCTAAAACCCATAGTACAAAAGCATCTTTTGCTAACCCTAAGAAAGGTAATGTAAAAACAGAAGCTTCTCTTTCTGCTTTAAAAGGTAAGTTAGAAACGAAAATTACTACAAATTATAATGGTACCTCGGTATTATCTGCATATGGATTGATTAAAATAGGAAAAGATTTAAAATGGGCAATAATATCTGAGATAGATGAATCTGAAGTTTTGATGGCTTCTAAAAATATCAAAACTCAAAGTACTATTATTGCTCTTGTCTTCTTAGTTGTAATTGCATTTATTGTTTATTTCGTAATAAATAAAGAGGTGATAAAACCTCTTAATGATTTTCAAAATGGTTTAGTAGAATTCTTTAAATATTTAAATAAAGAGACTGAAGCGGTTACCTTATTAGAAAATAAAACAAAAGATGAAATAGGGGTAATGTCCCAAATAGTAAATGAGAATATTGTAAAAACTAAATCTTTACTAGAGGAAGATGCTGCTTTAATTGAAGATGTAAAAAGAGTAGTTTCTTTAGTAAAGGAAGGGAAGATAAAACAAGAAGTTAAAAAAAGTACAAGTGACGAAAAACTTGAAGAGTTAAAAACTATGCTAAATGAAATGCTTGAAGTAATGGCAAAAGATGTAGCAGTTGATTTAAATAGAATAGAAAATGCTTTAGATAGTTACCAAAGATTAGATTTTACCCATAGAATAGAAAATGCAAGTGGTAAGACTTCTTTAGGTCTAAATGCTTTAGCTGATATTATAAATGAAATGTTAATTGAAAATAAATCAAATGGTCTATCTCTTTCAAAAAGTAGTGAAGTACTACTTGAAAATGTAAATAATCTAAATAGAAATTCAAATGAATCAGCCGCAGCTTTAGAAGAAACAGCAGCTGCCTTAGAAGAGATAACAGGAAATATTGCAAACAATACTAACAATATTGTTCAGATGGCTAATTATGCTAAAGAACTTACAGGTTCTGCAAATGAAGGGAAAACTTTAGCAGAAGAGACAACAAGTGCAATGAATGACATAGATGAACAGGTTACATCTATTAATGAAGCTATTTCTGTTATTGATCAAATTGCATTCCAAACAAATATTTTATCACTAAATGCAGCAGTTGAAGCTGCAACTGCAGGGGAAGCAGGGAAAGGGTTTGCAGTAGTTGCACAAGAAGTAAGAAATCTTGCAAGTAGAAGTGCCGAGGCTGCAAATGAAATTAAAACTTTAGTTGAGTCTGCTACTACAAAAGCAAATGATGGAAAGACAATTGCTTCAAGGATGATTGATGGATATAGTGGATTAAATGATAATATTTCAAAAACAATTGAACTTATATCTGATGTAGAAAGTGCTAGTAAAGAACAAAAAGCCGGAATAGAGCAGATTAATGATGCGATTAACTCTTTAGACCATAAAACTCAAGAAAATGCAAATATCTCAAATAGAACAAAAGATGTTGCTAATGAAACAGATAATATTGCAAGAGTTATATTAAAAAGTGCAGATGAAAAAAAGTTTATTGAGAGTTAAATAGAAAAGAAGAGTAATCACTCTTCTTTTTTAGGCTTCTTTCATTTCAATAAAAAGGAAATGTGAAGAAGTGATTGCTTTTATATCAATCTTTGATTCTTTTGTAATTTCCATTGCATCACTTTCTTTTAATTCTAATCCATTTATTGTAGAAATTCCTTCTATTTGTACAAAATAGATTTGTCTTTTTTCTTTTATATTAAATTCTAAATTTTTATGTTTTTTCAATCTAGATACATAAAAGTTCACATCTTGATAAATCTGTATCGAAGCATTTTCTTCTTTAGAAGAGACTATATTTAATAATTTATTTTCACTTTGTTCTTCTTTAAATTTATATGAACCATAAAGTTTAGGAAGGTTATTTTTAGGCGGTAAAATCCAAATTTGTAAAAGTCTTAAGTCTTTATCTTTACTTTTATTATATTCACTATGATATATTCCATCTCCGGCACTTAGATATTGAACTTCACCACGTTTTAAAGTCTCACTATTACCCATTGAATCTTTATGAGTAATTTCACCATCTACAATATAAGAAATAATCTCCATATTTTGATGTGGATGGGTATCAAAACCACCCTGAGGATGAACAATATCATCATTTAAAACTCTTAAAACTCCAAATTGTATATTATTTGGGTTTCTGTATTCTGCAAATGAAAAGTGAAATCTACTCTCTAACCATCCAAGGTTAGAGGTACCCATATTTTCTTTTTTTATTCTTTTCAACATCTTATATCCTTTATTTTAAAAGACCTACAAATTGAGTTAATATTTTTATTGAACTATCAGGTTTTAGTGGATTTTGGTATGTTGTAATAATTTCTCGTGGCATTACAATACTCCCAAGCCTTACGAATTGGCTTCTCATGGCATTTACTACATCTGTACCTCCTGCTCCACTATGAGTAGATAGTTGAATAGTTTTAAGAGCAAAAAGCTTTCTAAAATCATCTCCTACTCTTGATACCCAAGCAATAGTATTTACTAATACAGGAGGTAATGAAAAGTTATATTCAGGTGTAACAAAAAGATAACCACTGGCACCTTCCATTTTTTTAATTAAATCATCAACTTTAGTTGGAATTCCATCTTTTTCTTCTTTTAAACTATCATACATAGGAAGGTCTAAATCTACTAAGTTAATAATTTCAGATTCTTTCCCCAACTCTTCTAGTTGAGCATGTAAATTTTTTGCTAATTTCATATTTTCATTTAAACTTGATACAAAAATTAATATCATAATGTACTCCTTTTATTTTTTATCTAAACTATATTTTCCTGCACCTATAAAAGTAATTGCAACTGAAGCTAGTAAAAATAGTAAAGGTAACTCAATAACTAAACCACCATTTTTACCTATTAGAAATAAATCTTTTGAATGGGCAAGAAAAATTGCAAATCCCATAGTTGCTGCTAAACCTAGCGATGCGAATCTTGTAAAAAGACCTAATATGATTAATATAGGTAATATTATCTCTCCAATATATACTCCATAAGCTAATATTTCAGGAAGACCATTATTTGTCACAAGATATTTAATTCCACCGATTCCTCCAGTAAGCTTTTTTATGCCGTGAAATAACATCAAAGTACCAATTGATAATCTTAATATTAGTTTTCCAATATTTTCACTTAGTAGAGTTGCTAAGAGTAGTTCTAATTTTTTCATGTGTGTCCTTTTAGTACTAATTAGTACTATATGTTTAAATTTTTTTAGTTAGCTTTATAAACTTTATTTAAAAGTTCATATAATGTATCTAACTCTTCATCACTTAATATTTCAAGTGATTTGTTTAAGTTTTTTGCGTGATTTGGAAATAGTTTTTCAATTACATCTTTTCCTTTTTTTGTAATACTCAAAATTGAAGCCCTTTTATCCTCTGGGTTGGCAACTGTTGTAATCCATTCATCTCTTTTTAGATTTTTAATTACAACTGTGATATTACCTGGTGTACTCATAGTAAGTTTTGTAATTGAACCAATATTTAAATCACCTCTATGATAAAGTACTTCAAGTACTCTAAATTGATTAAGCGTTAAGTCAAAGTCATTTAAATAATCAACTAATTGGGTATGAAATTTCTGTCTAACTCTTTCTATTCTAAGAATAGTTTTCATAGACTTGTCTGTTCTTTTCCCATAACTTTTAAGTGATTCTGTTCTCATTTCTTTAACTCCTTGTGAAAGTATATTACTAATTAGTAGTAAATGTCAAGAAGAGAAATTGAATATATACTACTAATTAGTAATATATATTCATGAAAGAACGATTATTTAGGCTATCTCTAAATTTTGAAATTTCTAGGTTCTTTTTGCTGTAGACATAAAAAGTGCAGCTAAAATTAAAAAAGCACCTGTTATTCTGTTCTGAATTTTCATAGCTTTTACATCTTTTATAAGAAACTTTAGTTTTGCTGCCATAGATGAATATCCTGTCATTACAAAAATATCTACAATACATAAGGTTATTACGATGATTGTAAATTGTAACCATAATGATTCATTTGGATTTAAAAACTGAGGAATGAAAGCTACTAAAAAAACAGTTGCTTTTGGATTTGTAAGGTTGATAAATGTTGCAGTTATAAATGCTTTTTTTGCACTATAGTTTTTTAGATGCTGACCTTCTTCTACTAATTCTACTTTTTCAAATATTTTTGTAAGACCTAAATATATAAGATATAAAACACCAATCCATTTGATAATATTAAAAAGCATAACTGATTGCATGATTAAAGCACCAAGCCCTATAACTACAATAAAAGTTTGTGCAAAAAGACCAGCTTGTAATCCCATGATTGCAGCATATGATTTTTTTAATCCATATTTAATCCCATAATTCATAGAAACAACTGCACCAGCACCTGGTGATATAGAGATAGCTAAAGAAGCTAAAAAAAGTGTTAACCAAACATCAAATTCCATAATAATCCAATAAATATATTTTCTTGAATAATAGCATAGTTTGTTAAGAAATTTACTTAACCTTTTCGTAATAAAATTTTAGATAAAATATCACGTTTTACTAAAAGGTTATGAAGGAATTTATATGTTATTAACACCAGGACCAACTCCTGTACCAGAATTTGTAAGAAAGGCTATGGCTGATGTTACAATTCATCATAGAACGCCAGAGTTCGAAGAAATATTTAAAGAAACAAGAGAATTATTATTAGAAATTTTTGATATGCCAGAAGCTGTGATGTTAGCTTCTAGTGGAACAGGAGCTATGGAAGCTTGTGTTACAAACTTAACTCATAAAAAAGCATTGACAATAAACTCAGGAAAATTTGGTGAAAGGTTTGGAAAACTTTGCCAAGCTTTTGATATAGAGTTTACGGAAATAAAAAATGAATGGAATACACCAGTATCTGTTGATGCAGTTGTTGAAGCTGTAAAAGCAGACTCTGAAATAGATGCAATTTTTATTCAGCTTTGTGAAAGTGCTGGAGGATTAAGACATCCAGTTGAGCAAATTGCAGCTGAAGTTAAAAAAATAAACAAAGATATCATGATAGTTGCAGATGGAATTACTGCAATTGGTGTTGAAAAAGTTGATACTACAAATTTAGATGCAGTTATTACTGGAAGTCAAAAAGCTTTAATGCTTCCTCCTGGACTTTCAATGATTGGATTATCAAATGCTGCAGTTGAAAAAATCAATACAAAACCTGCTGGATATTATTTAAATCTAGCAAGTGAAATTAAAAAACAAAAAACAAATACAACTGCATATACAGCAGCTACAACTTTAATCATTGGACTTAGAGAAATTTTATCAAATATTAAAAACAATGGTGGATTTGAAGCTTTATATGAAAAAACTGCTTTAAGAGCAAGCTCTACAAGAGAAGCACTAAAAGCAATAGGTTGTGAAATTTACCCATCAAGTCCAGCAAATGCTATGACAACGATATACACAGAAAATGCACCAGCAATTAGAAAGATTTTAAAAACAAAATACAATGTAAATATTGCAGGTGGACAAGATCATATCAAGACTTTAATTTTTAGAATTAATCATATGGGATTAGTTGAAGATTTTGAAGCTTCTTGGGTTGTAAATGCTGTTGAATTAGCTATGGATGAATTAGGTTTAAGAGAGTTTGACGGAACTGCAAATAAAGTTTTTGCATCAAATATGTTTAAAGGTAACTAATGGTTTTCGAACATGAAATCCCAAAGGGAAGTAGATTATACTTTGGTAAAATTGCAAAAGTAAAAAGAGAACTAGAATATAAAATTAGTTCACTGTTAAATGATAATGGATTTGAAGAAGTAGTAACTCCGAATTTTTCTTATTCTCAACATCAATCTATTGCAAATGATAAAAAGCTTATCAAGTTTTCTGATGAGCAAAACGAACAAGTATCTTTAAGAGCAGATTCTACTTTAGACGTAGTTAGAATCATCACAAAAAGACTTGGAAGGACAACTAAGCATAGAAAATGGTTCTATGTACAACCAGTATTTACATACCCTTCAAACGAAGAATATCAAATTGGTTGTGAGTGGATTTGTCATGATAATATAGTTGATATTTTAAATTTAACAGGAAATATTTTAGATAGTTTAGAAATAAATCCTATTTTACAATTATCAAATATAAATATTCCAAAGCTTGTAGCAAGTGAACTTAATATTGATGTAGAGCTATTTAAAAATGGTGAAATTGCAAAGTTATTTGAACTTAATGTAGCTTGGCTAAATGATTTAATAAAAGTAAAAAATATTGAAGATTTAGAAAATGCTATAAAAGTAGTTCCAAGTATTATAAAAGTAGAACTTGAAAAGCTTTTAAAAACTGCTAAAGAGGTAGAATACAAAAATCTTGTAATCGCACCACTTTATCATGGAAGTTTAAAATATTATGATGATGTTTATTATAGAGTAATTCAAGATAATCATGTAATTTGTAAAGGTGGTAAATATAGTTCTGAAGGTATTAGTTCTTTAGGATTCGCTCTTTACACAGATAGTTTAATAAAAATTTTAGAGGATTAGGGAAAAGATGAAAGCAGATTTAATTGTTGGTATTCAATGGGGAGATGAAGGAAAAGGTAAGATGGTTGACATGCTTGCTCAAAACTATGACATGGTATGTAGATCACAAGGTGGTCACAATGCTGGTCATACTATTTGGGTTGATGGTGTTAGATATGCTTTACACCTAATTCCTTCAGGAGTACTAAATCCAGATGCAGTAAATATTATTGGAAACGGTGTAGTATTATCACCAGAGTCGATTATAAAAGAGATGGAACAATTTGATGATTTAGAAGGAAGATTATTTATTTCTGATAAAGCACATTTAAATTTACCTTACCACGCTTTAATTGATCAAGCAAAAGAGAGATTAAAAGGTGACAAGGCTATTGGAACAACTGGAAAAGGTATTGGACCTGCATATGCAGAGAAAATTTCTAGAAATGGTTTTAGAGTAGGTGAGTTACTAAACCCTACAAAACTTTGTGCTTCTATTTTAGAATACTTTGAACAAAACAAAGCTATTTTTGATGTACTTGAAATTGCAACTCCAAGCCAAACTGAACTAGTAGAGTTATTAACTACATATAAAGAAAAATTAGAGCCATTTATTGCAAATACTACAAACATGGTTTGGGATGCAATTGATGCAGATAAGAAAATATTGTTAGAAGGTGCACAAGGTACTCTACTTGATATTGACCATGGTACATACCCTTATGTAACTTCTTCAAACACAGTAAGTGCTGGAGCTTGTACTGGTCTTGGAATCTCTCCAAAAGATATAGGGGTTGTAACTGGTATCGTAAAAGCGTATACTACAAGAGTAGGAAATGGTCCTTTCCCATCAGAAGACTTTGGTCAAGATGGTGAAACAATGGCAGATGTTGGAAAAGAAGTAGGTACAACAACAGGACGTGGAAGAAGATGTGGTTGGTTTGATGCAATTGCTGTTAAACATGCTGCAAGATTAAATGGTTGTGACCAATTATCTTTAATGAAACTTGACGTTTTAGATGGTTTTGAAACAATTAAAATTTGTACTGCTTATGAAGTAAATGGTGAAATAATCAAGTATATGCCATCGGATTTAGAAGATGTTAAACCTATATATGAAGATATAGCAGGATGGGATAGTGTTGTTGGTTGTAGAGAGTTTGACGCTCTACCTGAAAATGCAAAAAAATATATTAATAGAATAGAAGAATTAACTGGTGTTAGAGTAGGTATCGTATCAACTTCACCAGAGAGAGACGACACAATTATTAGAGGATAAGCCCATGAGAATGAAATTACATCATACACAATATATATCGAGAAGAGTCGCAAGAGATTTAGCTATCTGTGAAGTTGTGGAAGTTAGAAAAACTAAAGATGAAATAGCAGCAGAAATTGAAAAAATTTTAGATGCTGATATTGAAAAAGAGCATGACTTAGATGAAAAAGTTGCTGATATTTTAGATGGTCAAGAAGAAAATATAGAGTTCTATAATGCAGATTATAGACAATTGTTTTGGCTAACTAAAAAAAGAATGGCAAATGATTTTGGTGTTATTCTAAATAATGAAGATAGATTTTCTGATATGGCTCATAAGATTTTAGATTTCTTATGGGAAGAAGATTTCATTCATTATACTTGTTCAGATAACCAAGTTAAAAATGTAATTTTTACTTCAATTGATGAGTTCTTAAAAGGTTTTGAAGACTCAGATGAAGCAGTATTAGAGAAACTAAAACATTATAAAAGAAAACTAATTCCAGGAACTGATGAGTATGATATTGTATATCATAGATTATATGAAGAAGAATTAATTAAGAGAGGGTTAATGTAAGATGCAAAAAGTATGGATTTATTTAGAAAATGGAACTTTTTTAGAAGCTAATTCATTTGGTGCTACAGGAACAAGTGTTGGGGAAATTGTTTTTAATACATCACTTACAGGATATCAAGAAATCATAACTGACCCTTCATACGCGGGGCAGTTTGTTACTTTTACAATGCCAGAAATTGGAAATGTTGGAGTAAACGAAGAAGACATGGAAAGTAAAACTGCATACTGTAAAGGTGTACTAGTTAGAAATTATCACCATGAACACTCAAACTTTAGAGCACAAGGTGATTTAGATGCACTTTTAAAAGAGCACAATGTACTTGGTATTTGTAATATTGATACAAGATATTTAACTAAAATGCTAAGAGATGAAGGTGCAATGATGATGATTGCATCTACTGAAGTTTCTTCAAAAGAAGAACTTGCAAAAAAACTATCTGAATCTCCAAGAATAGAAGATATTAATTACATCAAAGAAGTATCAACAAAAGAACCATATGTACATAAATTTGGAGCTTGGAATCATGAAGAATTAGCTTACAATAAAGCTATGATGAGTGATAAAAAAGTTGTAGTTGTGGACTTTGGGGTAAAAAGAAATATCTTAAATGAACTTGTACAATCTGGACTTGAAGTAGAAGTAATTCCTTCAACTTTTAAAGCAGAAGATTTAATAGCTAGATTTGAAGCAAAAGAAATCGGTGGAATCTTCCTATCAAATGGACCAGGTGACCCGCTTACACTAAGAGAAGAAAAAGAAGAAGTTCAAAAACTAATAGATGCAAATATCCCTATGTTTGCAATTTGTTTAGGACATCAAATGCTTTCAATCGCTCATGGATTTGATACATACAAACTGAAATTTGGACAGCATGGTGGTAATCATCCTGTTGCAAATCCAGACAATGTAGTAGAAATCACTGCACAAAATCATAACTATAATGTTCCAGATAATATTATAGAAATAGCTGAGATTACACATCAAAATTTATTTGATAATACTATTGAAGGTGTTAAATATAAAAATAAAGAGATTTTCTCAGTACAGCATCATCCTGAGGCAAGTCCTGGACCACATGAGTCGAAATATATCTTCGACGAATTCGCTAAGATTGTAAAATAAATAATTTTATTTTCGCAATCTCTGCGTTGAAAAGCTAAAACTACTCCTCACTTACTTTAAGTAAGCTCCTCACAGTTTTAGCTTTTATATTGGAGAAAATAATTATTTTTTTATCTATAAAAACTTATAGTATCTGATACTATTAATAGTATAAAAGTTAAAGAATTTTTTATTTTACATCATTTAGATAATAATCTATTTTAATAAAAGTTAATATTGATATTAGAATACTATGTTTTAAAAGGAATATTATGAAAAAGTTTCAAATCATTATACTTACAGTGTTTTTTTGTCAGTTAGTTAATGCCGCTGGTCCAGAGTGTCAAACAGATGTACTTAAAACTAGAGTTTCAAATACAGGAGGTTTATATATATCGGGTAGTAATATTTCCGATGGGAGTTTTATCTTTTTATGTAACCTTAGCCATGAAATAAATAGTTTAAGTATTAATACTTGTAAATCTTGGTTAAGTATTTTACAAACAGCTCAAGTTTCTTCAAGGAAGGTAGATATTTCATATAAATATACTGATTTAAATGTTGTTTCATCTTGTTCATCGATTCCAAGTGGATCAAATGCACCTTCTCCATATTTTATTCAATTGACAAATTAAATATTTATTTTATAATACTCCAGGTGCTTTCCACATAGAACTTGCCAATCCTTGGTCTACAAGTTCTAATTGCTTTTTATAAACTTCTTGCCATTTGATTTTTATTTCATCGTATAGTTTTTTATTTTCTAGATTTGGTATGTATTCTTTATCCCAAATTACCAGTTCTTTTGCAGCACTTGTAAGGTTTTCGTAAATGTTTGCTCCAACTCCTGCACTCATTGCAGCACCAAGTGCTGTGGCTTCTGTTACTTTTGGTATTTTAATTTTACAACCTGTTACATCGGCTAGTGTTTGACACCAAAGTTCACCTTTACTTGCTCCCCCTGCAAAAACTATTTCATCTATTTCTAGGTTTGTGAACTCTTTAATTTTATCTAGATTTATCGAGCTAACTATACAGGCATTTTCTTGTAAGGATTTAAACATGCTTGCTTTGTTGCAAACTTCTGGATCTATTGATAGATTTAGGAAGCTTGGGCTTGCGTGGTACCATTTTCCATAGTTCATACTATCAGAAAAAATTGGAATAATTCCATATGAACCTACGGGCACCTTTTTTGCTTTTTCCTCTAAAATTGTATATGGGTCTATTCCTAGTTCTTCTGCCTCAAACTTTTCCATATCACAAAAGGCATCTCTAAACCATCTCATGATTAGTCCACTAAAGAAAGTTATTCCTTCTGCTTGTGATTGGTTTTGTATTACGTGAGGATTTACTCTTAGACTCATGTTTTCTGGCAGTTTTGCATTTGATGATATATTTGTTATTTGTTGCCAAAAAGAACCACCTAGGATTGCAGTTTGTCCTAGTTCAACTAATCCAAGTCCAGCAGAACCTAATTGTACATCTCCTCCCCCTGTTACTACTTTTGTATTAGTTGAAAGTCCAGTTTCTAGAGAAGCTTCTTTTGTAACAGTCCCAATAACAGTTCCAACTTCATAACATGGACAGAAGATGTCATCTTTTATTCCAACTTTTGAAGCCATTGTTTTATCCCAAGTTCTTTCTTTGAGTGAGAAAATACCTGTTGTTCCACCATTACTAGGGTCAGTTGCAATTACTCCTGATAGTTTGGCTAAAATCCAATCTCCTATCATAGAGATATTGGCTACTTTTTCGTAAGTTTCTGGATGATTATTTTTAAGCCACATGATTCGTGGCAGTGCTCCTAGTGCAAATGTTTGTCCTGAAGTTTCGTAAAACTTTTCTTCAATACCATCGAAAGATTCTTTAAGATATGCTACTTCTTTAGAAGCTCTTGCATCTACATTTGCAACAGCCCAAAGTTCTTTTCCTTCTTTATCATAAAGAACAATACCTTCTCTCATACTTGTAGCACTAAGAGCTAAAATATCATCAGGATTAACACCAGAATTTTTTATAACTTCTTTGATACAATTTTTAGTAAGAATCCAATTTGAATCAAAATCAAATGACATACTATTAGCAACTCCAGTTTCTTCCAGATGTGTCCATTCTTGCTGGCTAACTTCAATTTGATTACCTTGGGTATCAAATAAAACTGCTCTTACACTTCCTGTTCCTGCATCGATTGCTAATAAGTATTCCATATAATTCCCTTATTTCTTCAATTTAGCTTGCTCTAATTCCCAATATTCCATTTCAAAACTATCTGCAAGTGAGATACTTTCATATCCTCCAAGTTTGTCAGCTTTTAAAACTGCATTCATAGTATGTGAAATAACATCATCTAAAATATTTGCTTCTTTTTCATTTTTCCCAAAAGTAATAATTCCAAAATCTTTTACAACAGTATAGTTTGGAGCTGGATTTAACATGATTTCATCTTTTGAAAATTCATTAAAATAGTTTTCATATGAAGTTTTATATCTATCTATTGCATCTTGAATATTTTCATCTTCAAGTACAAGTGGAACTCTTTTTGTTCTTATAATATGCTCAGGTGTTAAAACCCCTCTAGTAACAGTTTGTTTATCTAAAGATGAATAGTAAAGTGCTAGTGGAGTTTGATTTACTTTACAAACTATATCAACACCTTTTTCTTTTGATACTATTTCTAGTAGTGATTGAACATCAAAATCTTTTGCTTCTATATTTGGTAATTCATATGAAGCATTTTCTTCTAAAAAGTTTTCAGCAAGTGTAACTGCTTCAATCATCTTATCATAAGATTTTTTTGCATCATCATCAAAAGTAAAAATACCATGGTTGTGTAAGATTATACCTTCGCAAGTTTCCCAGTCTATATCTTTACTCATTTCATAAATTTTTTGAGCTAAAATAAAACCTGGCATCACATAAGGAACTATTAAAAAGTTTGGAAATAC
This window contains:
- a CDS encoding ATP phosphoribosyltransferase regulatory subunit encodes the protein MVFEHEIPKGSRLYFGKIAKVKRELEYKISSLLNDNGFEEVVTPNFSYSQHQSIANDKKLIKFSDEQNEQVSLRADSTLDVVRIITKRLGRTTKHRKWFYVQPVFTYPSNEEYQIGCEWICHDNIVDILNLTGNILDSLEINPILQLSNINIPKLVASELNIDVELFKNGEIAKLFELNVAWLNDLIKVKNIEDLENAIKVVPSIIKVELEKLLKTAKEVEYKNLVIAPLYHGSLKYYDDVYYRVIQDNHVICKGGKYSSEGISSLGFALYTDSLIKILED
- a CDS encoding adenylosuccinate synthase — protein: MKADLIVGIQWGDEGKGKMVDMLAQNYDMVCRSQGGHNAGHTIWVDGVRYALHLIPSGVLNPDAVNIIGNGVVLSPESIIKEMEQFDDLEGRLFISDKAHLNLPYHALIDQAKERLKGDKAIGTTGKGIGPAYAEKISRNGFRVGELLNPTKLCASILEYFEQNKAIFDVLEIATPSQTELVELLTTYKEKLEPFIANTTNMVWDAIDADKKILLEGAQGTLLDIDHGTYPYVTSSNTVSAGACTGLGISPKDIGVVTGIVKAYTTRVGNGPFPSEDFGQDGETMADVGKEVGTTTGRGRRCGWFDAIAVKHAARLNGCDQLSLMKLDVLDGFETIKICTAYEVNGEIIKYMPSDLEDVKPIYEDIAGWDSVVGCREFDALPENAKKYINRIEELTGVRVGIVSTSPERDDTIIRG
- a CDS encoding DUF507 family protein, whose product is MRMKLHHTQYISRRVARDLAICEVVEVRKTKDEIAAEIEKILDADIEKEHDLDEKVADILDGQEENIEFYNADYRQLFWLTKKRMANDFGVILNNEDRFSDMAHKILDFLWEEDFIHYTCSDNQVKNVIFTSIDEFLKGFEDSDEAVLEKLKHYKRKLIPGTDEYDIVYHRLYEEELIKRGLM
- the carA gene encoding glutamine-hydrolyzing carbamoyl-phosphate synthase small subunit, translating into MQKVWIYLENGTFLEANSFGATGTSVGEIVFNTSLTGYQEIITDPSYAGQFVTFTMPEIGNVGVNEEDMESKTAYCKGVLVRNYHHEHSNFRAQGDLDALLKEHNVLGICNIDTRYLTKMLRDEGAMMMIASTEVSSKEELAKKLSESPRIEDINYIKEVSTKEPYVHKFGAWNHEELAYNKAMMSDKKVVVVDFGVKRNILNELVQSGLEVEVIPSTFKAEDLIARFEAKEIGGIFLSNGPGDPLTLREEKEEVQKLIDANIPMFAICLGHQMLSIAHGFDTYKLKFGQHGGNHPVANPDNVVEITAQNHNYNVPDNIIEIAEITHQNLFDNTIEGVKYKNKEIFSVQHHPEASPGPHESKYIFDEFAKIVK
- the lsrK gene encoding autoinducer-2 kinase; its protein translation is MEYLLAIDAGTGSVRAVLFDTQGNQIEVSQQEWTHLEETGVANSMSFDFDSNWILTKNCIKEVIKNSGVNPDDILALSATSMREGIVLYDKEGKELWAVANVDARASKEVAYLKESFDGIEEKFYETSGQTFALGALPRIMWLKNNHPETYEKVANISMIGDWILAKLSGVIATDPSNGGTTGIFSLKERTWDKTMASKVGIKDDIFCPCYEVGTVIGTVTKEASLETGLSTNTKVVTGGGDVQLGSAGLGLVELGQTAILGGSFWQQITNISSNAKLPENMSLRVNPHVIQNQSQAEGITFFSGLIMRWFRDAFCDMEKFEAEELGIDPYTILEEKAKKVPVGSYGIIPIFSDSMNYGKWYHASPSFLNLSIDPEVCNKASMFKSLQENACIVSSINLDKIKEFTNLEIDEIVFAGGASKGELWCQTLADVTGCKIKIPKVTEATALGAAMSAGVGANIYENLTSAAKELVIWDKEYIPNLENKKLYDEIKIKWQEVYKKQLELVDQGLASSMWKAPGVL
- a CDS encoding class II aldolase/adducin family protein is translated as MNNLWNDKEAKSFKSDLALRVYTSNLLGRSDELVLHGGGNTSVKSCVDGEDILYVKGSGWDLVSIKEEGFAPVKLEVLKQMAKLDVLSDTDMVLQQKAAMIDKSAPNPSVEAILHAIIPFKFVDHTHADAVVTISNNKSGIENIKKVFPNFLIVPYVMPGFILAQKIYEMSKDIDWETCEGIILHNHGIFTFDDDAKKSYDKMIEAVTLAENFLEENASYELPNIEAKDFDVQSLLEIVSKEKGVDIVCKVNQTPLALYYSSLDKQTVTRGVLTPEHIIRTKRVPLVLEDENIQDAIDRYKTSYENYFNEFSKDEIMLNPAPNYTVVKDFGIITFGKNEKEANILDDVISHTMNAVLKADKLGGYESISLADSFEMEYWELEQAKLKK